In one Natronosalvus amylolyticus genomic region, the following are encoded:
- a CDS encoding ABC transporter ATP-binding protein, with amino-acid sequence MSSSDSEGVSRGAKLEALLDVAHYNPKFAGVIVVLGLVAAVLEGVGLSFILPIIELVQLDDPTTEADGLMAVFVTAYEAVGIPFTLGWVVVGVATVMIVRYTISFVVAWFREMLRTYYIRDLQLRAYDNALDARVSYFDEEGSDDILNAIVTQTNYAGRVIQRVVRLLEMVFLSLAYLIIALIISPLLTLFAAGVLGFLTVFLRRVVEPGYTIGDRVADANERRQEAAQAGTQGIRDVRLFGLAQELRQDFSDAIDQFTTARITLRRNEAAINNFYNLGVAVSVFVLIYLALTFADLSVGALGVFLFAMFQLGPKVSQVNRLFYQVENDLPHLVRTQQFIEELESRKEPNEATREVPDVVDEVEFDDVHFSYDDEEQVLRGIDFSVEKGEFIAFVGQSGAGKSTIVSVLARLYELDRGEIRANGIPVDEMDIGEWRDRIAVVRQDPFIFNDTLEYNLTIGNRDVTRGELDRACEISKVDEFFGELPNGYDTMLGDDGVRLSGGQKQRVALARALLQDADLLVLDEATSDLDSNLEQEVQAAIEEMDRDYAMIAIAHRLSTVENADRIYTVDAGKIVETGAHGDLIDNGGQYANLYAIQSRG; translated from the coding sequence ATGTCATCTTCTGACTCCGAAGGCGTTTCACGAGGTGCAAAACTCGAGGCGCTCCTCGACGTCGCTCACTACAATCCCAAGTTTGCCGGCGTGATCGTTGTGCTCGGGCTCGTAGCGGCCGTCCTCGAGGGGGTCGGCCTGAGTTTTATCCTGCCGATCATCGAACTCGTCCAACTAGACGATCCGACTACAGAGGCAGATGGACTGATGGCGGTGTTCGTGACTGCCTACGAGGCCGTTGGGATTCCGTTCACGCTTGGCTGGGTCGTCGTGGGCGTGGCAACGGTGATGATCGTTCGGTACACCATAAGTTTCGTCGTCGCCTGGTTTCGAGAAATGCTGCGGACGTACTACATTCGGGATCTGCAGCTTCGGGCCTACGATAACGCACTGGATGCTCGAGTCTCTTATTTCGACGAGGAAGGGTCGGACGATATCCTGAACGCGATTGTGACCCAGACGAACTATGCTGGACGGGTTATTCAGCGCGTTGTCCGGTTGCTCGAGATGGTCTTTCTCTCGCTGGCGTATCTCATCATCGCGCTGATCATATCGCCACTACTGACGCTGTTCGCTGCAGGCGTGCTTGGCTTCCTGACTGTCTTTCTTCGGCGCGTGGTCGAGCCAGGGTATACGATCGGTGACAGAGTGGCCGATGCGAACGAGCGTCGACAGGAAGCTGCCCAGGCCGGTACCCAGGGCATTCGTGACGTGCGACTGTTCGGGCTTGCTCAGGAGTTGCGACAGGATTTCAGTGACGCAATCGACCAGTTTACGACCGCTCGTATCACCCTTCGGCGGAATGAAGCGGCGATCAACAATTTCTACAACCTGGGCGTTGCGGTTTCGGTATTCGTTCTGATCTATCTTGCACTGACATTCGCTGACTTGTCGGTGGGTGCACTCGGTGTCTTCCTCTTTGCGATGTTCCAGCTCGGACCGAAAGTGAGCCAGGTCAATCGGTTGTTCTATCAGGTCGAAAACGACCTGCCGCATCTGGTTCGAACACAGCAGTTCATCGAGGAACTCGAGTCCCGAAAAGAGCCAAACGAGGCGACTCGAGAAGTCCCTGATGTCGTTGACGAGGTCGAGTTCGACGACGTACACTTCTCGTACGACGATGAGGAGCAGGTCCTTCGGGGCATCGATTTCTCGGTCGAGAAAGGCGAGTTCATCGCCTTCGTCGGCCAATCCGGGGCGGGGAAATCGACCATCGTCTCCGTGTTGGCTCGCCTGTACGAACTGGATCGTGGTGAAATCCGGGCTAACGGCATTCCAGTCGACGAGATGGATATTGGCGAGTGGCGTGATCGGATCGCCGTCGTTCGCCAGGACCCGTTCATCTTCAACGATACTCTCGAGTACAATCTCACCATCGGGAATCGGGACGTCACTCGTGGGGAACTTGATCGCGCCTGTGAAATCTCGAAAGTAGACGAGTTCTTTGGAGAGTTGCCAAACGGGTACGACACGATGCTCGGCGACGACGGGGTTCGGTTATCTGGCGGGCAAAAACAGCGGGTTGCGCTGGCTCGAGCGCTGTTGCAGGATGCCGACCTCCTGGTGTTGGACGAAGCGACCAGTGACCTAGATTCGAATCTCGAGCAAGAAGTTCAGGCTGCTATCGAGGAGATGGACCGGGACTATGCCATGATCGCGATTGCGCACCGTCTGTCGACCGTTGAAAACGCCGATCGGATCTATACGGTTGATGCTGGGAAGATCGTGGAGACAGGTGCACACGGCGACCTGATCGACAACGGTGGGCAGTACGCGAATCTGTATGCGATTCAGTCTCGAGGGTGA
- the mntA gene encoding type VII toxin-antitoxin system MntA family adenylyltransferase antitoxin, with protein sequence MGSTPPSDHGTNTPLESEIDLERLTRVLERYPVRLAVLFGSTVHGTATDQSDIDIAVAFEADLGPDERLEQRISLTVSLTDSLGTDAIDVADLEAIHPGVGLAALENGYVIIENPTLRERLKEDYENSYPEAEETHEERMRRFDSLLNRLEGQV encoded by the coding sequence ATGGGGTCGACACCGCCTTCAGATCACGGCACGAACACACCTCTCGAGAGTGAGATCGATCTCGAACGTCTCACCCGTGTACTCGAGAGGTACCCGGTTCGCCTCGCGGTTCTGTTCGGCTCGACAGTTCACGGGACGGCTACTGACCAAAGCGATATCGATATTGCCGTCGCGTTTGAGGCTGATCTCGGCCCAGATGAACGACTCGAGCAACGCATCTCCCTCACCGTGTCACTCACTGATTCGCTTGGAACCGACGCCATTGATGTTGCTGACCTCGAGGCAATCCACCCTGGTGTTGGCCTGGCGGCGCTCGAAAACGGCTACGTGATTATCGAAAATCCCACCCTCCGTGAACGTCTCAAAGAAGACTATGAGAACTCGTATCCAGAAGCGGAGGAAACCCATGAGGAGCGCATGCGTCGGTTTGATTCGCTGCTGAACCGGTTGGAGGGCCAGGTGTGA
- a CDS encoding helix-turn-helix transcriptional regulator — protein MAVAQQHVSMDADDLRPADQEILDELQHGRATKGALVDWTSYSRNTIYNRLEVLEAAGYVECVHEGTRLFELVEDPREHEDSTN, from the coding sequence ATGGCGGTTGCACAACAGCACGTATCGATGGATGCTGACGACCTTCGGCCAGCTGATCAGGAGATTCTTGATGAGTTACAGCATGGTCGGGCGACGAAGGGGGCGCTCGTCGACTGGACCAGTTACTCGAGAAACACCATTTACAATCGCCTCGAGGTACTCGAAGCAGCTGGCTACGTCGAGTGTGTCCATGAGGGAACGCGTTTATTCGAACTCGTTGAAGATCCGCGCGAACACGAAGATAGTACCAACTGA
- a CDS encoding NAD-dependent epimerase/dehydratase family protein, with translation MTTGWPCDRTVLITGGAGFIGSHLSSTLLEDNDVRIYDALTTGSESNVPPDATFFEADIRQKAELAKAIAEVDLIFHEAALVSVARSVEEPQTSHEINTAATLSLLEAARQEDARVVLASSAAIYGHPESVPVTETDPKEPTSPYGLNKLTIDHYARLYNDLYGLEAVALRYFNVYGPGQVAGDYSGVISVFIDQALSGDDITVHGEGNQTRDFVYVDDVVQANCKAATTDAVGEAYNIGTGQSITIRELAELIQDITDTNSDIVHTDGRSGDIEHSEADISKAENQLEYEPTVSLRDGLEQTIEWYRNEHN, from the coding sequence ATGACCACTGGGTGGCCATGTGACCGGACGGTGCTGATCACGGGTGGTGCGGGATTCATCGGCAGTCACCTCTCGAGCACGTTGCTCGAGGACAACGACGTTCGAATATATGATGCGTTGACGACCGGCAGCGAGTCGAACGTGCCGCCAGATGCCACGTTCTTCGAGGCAGATATCCGCCAGAAAGCGGAACTCGCTAAAGCAATCGCCGAAGTTGACCTGATCTTCCACGAGGCCGCCCTCGTGAGCGTGGCCCGCTCGGTCGAGGAGCCACAGACGAGCCACGAGATCAACACAGCAGCGACCCTTTCGTTACTCGAGGCTGCCCGACAGGAAGACGCCCGGGTCGTCCTCGCCTCGAGTGCAGCGATCTACGGCCACCCTGAATCAGTCCCCGTCACGGAGACCGACCCCAAAGAGCCGACCTCTCCGTACGGGCTCAACAAGCTCACGATCGACCACTACGCTCGACTATACAACGACCTCTACGGCCTCGAGGCCGTCGCCCTTCGGTATTTCAACGTCTACGGGCCGGGACAGGTTGCGGGTGACTACAGCGGCGTGATAAGCGTCTTCATCGATCAGGCGCTCTCGGGTGATGACATCACCGTCCACGGGGAAGGGAACCAGACCCGCGATTTCGTCTACGTCGACGACGTCGTCCAGGCTAACTGCAAGGCGGCGACCACCGATGCAGTCGGCGAAGCCTACAACATCGGCACTGGCCAGTCGATCACGATCCGCGAGTTAGCCGAACTCATTCAGGACATCACCGATACGAACTCGGATATCGTCCACACGGACGGCCGTTCGGGTGACATCGAACACTCCGAGGCAGATATCTCGAAAGCCGAAAATCAACTCGAGTACGAGCCGACCGTCTCGCTCCGAGACGGACTCGAGCAAACCATCGAGTGGTATCGAAACGAGCACAACTGA
- the hepT gene encoding type VII toxin-antitoxin system HepT family RNase toxin, whose amino-acid sequence MVDEDVIITKLEQVNQYTNELKQMRGVSRKEYLDDFVLQRAVERSLMNVIQSCIDLAAHIRADNSHTSAETSRDEIDAVVQAEILTEPTGKKLEEAVGFRNLLAHRYGEIDHDVVYDVLQDDLQWFEQFQQEVAQWLQTERE is encoded by the coding sequence ATGGTCGACGAGGACGTCATCATCACGAAACTGGAACAGGTGAACCAGTATACGAACGAATTGAAACAAATGCGTGGTGTCTCTCGAAAAGAGTACCTCGATGATTTTGTCCTCCAACGGGCTGTGGAACGTTCGCTGATGAATGTAATCCAATCGTGTATTGACCTGGCAGCCCATATTCGGGCTGACAACAGCCACACATCTGCAGAAACCTCGCGAGATGAGATCGATGCAGTAGTCCAAGCAGAGATACTAACTGAGCCAACAGGAAAGAAACTCGAGGAGGCTGTTGGATTTCGAAATCTCCTCGCCCATCGGTACGGTGAAATTGACCACGATGTCGTCTACGATGTTCTGCAAGACGATCTCCAATGGTTTGAGCAGTTTCAACAGGAAGTTGCCCAGTGGTTGCAAACAGAAAGAGAATGA
- a CDS encoding metal-dependent hydrolase yields the protein MADVLTHVLVGYIVGVSLSFRYDWIKTEQVTLVMLGALAPDFVKIGLFVPDWRVAHLLGVPFSWSPLHTLFGTVIVILLISLLLAPRYRKQAIILLAIGVVTHLVLDIALLTPTGEAYAVFWPLSSYRPPSSGLYLSSDRWPALVAGTIAVALWAGRRYWSESEASSGL from the coding sequence ATGGCTGACGTCCTCACACACGTCCTGGTAGGCTACATCGTCGGCGTCAGCCTCAGTTTCCGGTATGACTGGATCAAAACGGAACAGGTGACGCTGGTAATGCTCGGTGCGCTCGCTCCCGACTTCGTGAAGATCGGGCTCTTCGTTCCAGACTGGCGCGTCGCCCACCTGCTCGGAGTGCCGTTCTCGTGGTCGCCATTGCACACCCTCTTCGGCACCGTGATCGTCATCCTCCTCATATCACTTCTGCTGGCCCCCAGATATCGGAAACAGGCGATCATCCTGCTGGCTATCGGCGTTGTCACTCACCTCGTCCTCGACATCGCCCTCTTGACACCCACGGGTGAGGCTTACGCCGTATTCTGGCCGCTCTCGAGCTACCGGCCGCCCTCGAGTGGGCTCTATCTCAGCAGCGATCGGTGGCCCGCCCTGGTGGCCGGCACCATCGCCGTGGCTCTCTGGGCTGGACGACGGTATTGGAGTGAGTCAGAAGCCTCGAGTGGTCTGTAA
- the hepT gene encoding type VII toxin-antitoxin system HepT family RNase toxin, with product MNVSSREEIRILEKAAYIEEALTVLARKQALDAETYQNNREERAIVEREFQTAIEACLDIAGILIVGADAPMPETYAGRFTTLYELDLLSHETSELMRQAAGFRNVLAHNYGSDIDDTAVYRHLQTELEWFVRYLREIKDVLEHSSAENS from the coding sequence GTGAACGTCTCCTCCCGAGAGGAAATTCGCATTCTTGAAAAAGCTGCCTACATCGAAGAGGCACTGACGGTGTTGGCCCGAAAACAAGCACTCGATGCAGAGACCTATCAAAATAATCGAGAAGAACGAGCTATCGTCGAACGCGAATTCCAGACAGCTATTGAGGCGTGTCTCGACATTGCGGGTATCCTCATTGTTGGTGCAGACGCACCAATGCCCGAAACGTATGCTGGCCGGTTTACTACCCTCTACGAGCTAGATCTCCTCTCACACGAAACCAGTGAACTGATGCGACAAGCTGCAGGATTTCGGAACGTCCTTGCCCATAACTACGGGTCTGATATCGACGATACAGCCGTCTATCGGCACCTGCAAACTGAACTCGAGTGGTTTGTTCGGTACCTCCGGGAAATAAAAGACGTCCTTGAACACTCGTCAGCAGAAAATAGCTGA
- a CDS encoding ROK family protein, which produces MAFVALFGIGSTNFHATIGTPNGDFVSDVSSEPTQPHRLETQLLERLEEMQSLRSLDAVAISAPGLVDAEAGHIRKFDTPAGDLIEHIDLRTPIESRFDLPVYLENDCTASALGEWYFGRREDHDSLIHLTFGTGIGGGVVDRGHPLRGESAQAGEFGLLSVAPESELSSTGVTGAWEAFCSGRGIPEYVAHRLETDDEWSADESVFTRRVAEDAELSAPVVFEDAKSGDAFAQSCLAQISRYNAAGVGTLCNAFNPGLVTLGGGVALNNEEWLLEGLERHLEEFCFVDQPTLALSPLGENIGLYGALGTYRDRTGRQPGVEVPQSASSTTD; this is translated from the coding sequence ATGGCTTTCGTCGCTCTCTTCGGCATTGGCAGCACCAATTTTCACGCTACTATCGGCACGCCGAACGGCGATTTTGTCTCTGACGTCTCGAGCGAACCGACCCAGCCCCACCGACTCGAGACCCAATTGCTCGAGCGACTCGAGGAAATGCAGTCTCTCAGATCGCTCGATGCGGTTGCCATCTCTGCCCCGGGGCTGGTGGATGCTGAGGCAGGTCACATCCGAAAGTTCGATACGCCCGCGGGTGACCTAATCGAACACATTGATCTGCGGACGCCGATCGAATCTCGCTTTGATTTGCCGGTGTACCTCGAGAACGACTGTACGGCCTCTGCACTCGGCGAGTGGTACTTCGGACGACGGGAGGATCACGACTCGCTGATTCACCTCACCTTCGGGACGGGAATCGGCGGTGGCGTCGTCGATCGCGGTCATCCCCTTCGGGGCGAGTCAGCCCAGGCCGGGGAGTTCGGGTTGCTGTCGGTGGCTCCAGAGAGCGAGCTCTCGAGTACCGGCGTCACCGGTGCCTGGGAGGCGTTCTGTTCGGGCCGGGGGATTCCAGAGTACGTGGCTCACCGACTCGAGACCGATGACGAGTGGTCTGCAGATGAGAGTGTGTTCACGCGGAGGGTGGCGGAGGATGCGGAGCTCAGTGCGCCTGTCGTTTTCGAGGACGCCAAGTCGGGCGATGCGTTCGCTCAATCGTGTTTAGCCCAGATCAGTCGCTACAACGCTGCCGGCGTCGGCACGCTCTGTAACGCGTTCAACCCGGGGCTTGTGACTCTCGGTGGTGGTGTGGCGTTGAACAATGAGGAGTGGCTACTCGAGGGGCTCGAGCGCCACCTCGAGGAGTTCTGTTTCGTCGATCAGCCGACGCTTGCCCTGTCGCCGCTTGGTGAGAACATTGGGTTGTACGGGGCGTTGGGAACGTATCGTGATCGAACCGGGAGGCAGCCGGGTGTGGAGGTTCCGCAGTCGGCCTCGAGTACGACGGACTAA
- a CDS encoding Slp family lipoprotein, with the protein MAASEPFGQHGRLLAGVLLFTLLIGMLFVAGTTANDPLEHQYPTDVEVTPTPETYVGEQVVLGGRIVDTDPVTIATRASGYGRFTLVDANTEVRNLEGSLQTGDHVTIFGTLEDENTLVVEHGLTQSPDDRSYMFLVSFLGGLWVAGRFLTGWRFDRETLAFVPRAHSKPQGDNDSPDTNTESLSFDETDLEGAHESNTTEADRTTKRGDR; encoded by the coding sequence ATGGCTGCAAGTGAACCGTTCGGACAACATGGACGACTGTTGGCCGGAGTGCTGCTATTCACCCTATTGATCGGAATGCTGTTCGTTGCCGGAACTACAGCAAACGATCCACTCGAGCACCAGTACCCCACCGATGTCGAAGTCACCCCAACCCCAGAAACGTACGTCGGTGAGCAGGTCGTCCTCGGTGGTCGTATCGTCGATACAGACCCGGTGACAATCGCAACACGCGCCAGCGGCTACGGTCGGTTCACCCTCGTCGACGCGAATACCGAGGTACGAAATCTCGAGGGCTCGCTCCAAACGGGCGACCACGTGACCATCTTTGGAACGCTCGAGGACGAGAACACCCTCGTCGTCGAGCACGGGTTAACCCAGAGTCCGGACGACAGGAGCTACATGTTCCTCGTCTCATTCCTCGGCGGGCTCTGGGTCGCCGGCCGGTTTCTCACGGGGTGGCGATTCGACCGGGAGACACTCGCATTCGTCCCTCGAGCGCACTCGAAACCTCAAGGCGACAACGACTCGCCAGACACGAACACAGAGTCACTCTCCTTCGACGAAACCGACCTCGAGGGGGCGCACGAATCCAACACAACAGAAGCAGATCGGACCACAAAACGAGGTGATCGCTAA
- a CDS encoding DUF433 domain-containing protein — protein sequence MTIVADEDILGGEPRIEGTRIGVRHIAGKVVGGGQTPAYVADQYDISLASVYEALSYYYANIEEMKGFERENAEAFERVHDDGLQPKEPVS from the coding sequence ATGACGATCGTCGCCGATGAAGACATCCTTGGCGGGGAACCTCGGATCGAGGGAACCCGGATTGGCGTCCGACACATCGCCGGGAAAGTGGTCGGTGGTGGGCAGACCCCAGCGTATGTCGCTGACCAGTACGATATCTCGCTGGCGTCCGTCTATGAAGCCCTTTCATATTATTATGCCAATATCGAGGAAATGAAAGGCTTCGAGCGGGAAAACGCGGAGGCGTTTGAGCGCGTGCACGACGATGGCTTGCAGCCGAAAGAGCCGGTCTCGTGA
- the mntA gene encoding type VII toxin-antitoxin system MntA family adenylyltransferase antitoxin, whose product MGQATVDLEAVRDHLRTTGVTYAVLFGSYASGNPTESSDVDICVRFPDDWTRHERFRQRNRIDAHLQRCAEAFVDVSDLQALPDEIALNALEKGTILYGDETVKATDQRRLKNRLEDSEASRIEERRSFVDRLAEGDV is encoded by the coding sequence ATGGGACAGGCCACCGTGGATCTCGAGGCAGTTCGTGATCATCTCCGAACCACGGGAGTTACCTATGCGGTTTTGTTCGGATCGTATGCGAGCGGGAACCCAACAGAAAGCTCTGATGTCGATATTTGTGTTCGCTTCCCCGATGACTGGACTCGACACGAGCGATTTCGCCAGCGAAACCGCATCGATGCACATCTTCAGCGGTGCGCAGAGGCGTTCGTCGACGTCAGCGATCTCCAAGCGTTGCCGGACGAAATCGCACTGAACGCTCTCGAGAAGGGGACGATTCTCTATGGTGATGAGACGGTCAAAGCCACCGATCAGCGCCGCCTCAAAAATCGCCTCGAGGACTCGGAAGCATCTCGCATCGAAGAACGGCGATCGTTCGTTGATCGCCTCGCTGAAGGTGACGTTTAA
- a CDS encoding DUF7437 domain-containing protein, whose amino-acid sequence MSQSTTPPETPPIEQLRTLIDLLENPSLAQIYVYVLQSDGATVENLITDLEIPQGTAYEYVRKLEDAGLVTKTREERPYEFGTEPLSITLSTNGETRVITAELVDAVGRRETDGDIDVYLDRHGIDGLATALEYAHEYVDGTVNHRIMARELDLSPLEAEIILQALEAVVLEHRYDE is encoded by the coding sequence ATGTCTCAATCAACGACCCCTCCTGAGACGCCACCAATTGAGCAACTCAGAACGCTCATTGACCTCCTGGAGAATCCCTCGCTGGCCCAGATATACGTCTACGTGCTTCAGTCGGATGGGGCAACCGTCGAGAACCTCATCACTGACCTCGAGATCCCCCAGGGAACTGCCTACGAGTACGTTCGAAAACTCGAGGACGCGGGTCTCGTAACGAAGACGCGTGAGGAGCGCCCATACGAGTTTGGCACTGAACCGCTTTCGATCACACTCAGCACAAATGGCGAAACACGTGTGATCACGGCCGAACTCGTCGACGCAGTTGGTCGTCGTGAGACTGATGGAGACATCGATGTCTATCTCGACCGACATGGGATCGACGGCCTTGCAACCGCCCTCGAGTACGCTCACGAGTACGTCGATGGCACTGTCAACCACCGAATCATGGCCCGCGAACTCGACCTGTCTCCGCTTGAGGCGGAAATTATTCTCCAGGCACTCGAAGCAGTGGTTCTCGAGCACCGTTACGACGAATGA
- a CDS encoding DNA-binding protein, producing MAEDAGSILETLDRAEDAFSGYPAGEPTYETGLNPEANQPPAIQLRKACRLLEACRTLREHNGYHTSVIEMSFAAIERTLEFYALLASNDTVNNFQNHKRAYDRAAALGVLTDETAHRLKTLYLDNRSAAYYRSTVATKGQAETMFALAVAMHDHVKRFQPAGIRMPV from the coding sequence GTGGCTGAAGATGCGGGCTCGATTCTCGAGACGCTCGATCGGGCCGAGGACGCTTTTTCTGGCTATCCTGCCGGCGAACCCACATACGAAACTGGCCTTAATCCAGAGGCAAACCAACCACCGGCGATCCAGCTTCGGAAAGCGTGCCGGCTGCTTGAAGCCTGTCGAACGCTCCGTGAACACAACGGCTACCACACGAGCGTGATCGAGATGTCCTTTGCTGCCATCGAGCGTACCCTCGAGTTCTATGCGTTGTTGGCTTCGAACGACACAGTCAACAATTTCCAAAACCACAAGCGAGCGTACGATCGAGCTGCGGCACTCGGTGTTCTCACCGACGAGACGGCACACCGGCTCAAAACGCTGTATCTCGACAATCGGTCTGCAGCGTACTATCGGAGTACAGTTGCGACAAAAGGGCAAGCAGAGACGATGTTTGCGCTCGCAGTAGCAATGCATGATCACGTAAAGCGGTTCCAGCCAGCAGGCATACGAATGCCAGTGTGA
- a CDS encoding IS701 family transposase, which produces MLPVTSFLSCTEPIDQLECFSTRQKHHAKTYVTGLVAASNKTVQGISNHVLPAKSERALNKFLTEYNWDEDQLNKERLALLQQTNDTKWSSDGVVIIDDTFTHKTGENIPNAGKFYDHTIRGYIWGQNLVYALYADEKTTYPLGFRLYEKDAQRRVELAIELVDELIEIGVPADTYLFDMSYCSQEFVSHLETYGKEWVSAVKSDARVLYGGERIRVDALAERIDTVPRTIDGETYHIWTQKRDVSRLGEVKLLITTKESSDEDDELSVKYIVSNKIDAPASHLIALYAMRWRVETFFRDTKQDLGFGDCELRHAAGASRHWHLLMLAYSLLKLGAAHSALGTILERATSLRNEIKRSFRESVENLLSWALNSPNRSTDELMHQIEGMFV; this is translated from the coding sequence ATGCTCCCTGTTACGTCGTTTCTGTCATGTACTGAGCCAATCGACCAGTTGGAGTGTTTCTCGACGAGGCAGAAACACCACGCCAAGACGTACGTCACAGGTCTTGTTGCGGCCAGCAACAAGACCGTCCAAGGCATCTCGAACCACGTTCTACCGGCCAAAAGTGAGCGCGCCCTGAACAAGTTCCTCACCGAGTACAACTGGGACGAAGACCAGCTCAACAAAGAACGTCTCGCGCTTCTCCAACAGACGAACGACACGAAGTGGAGCAGTGACGGTGTCGTCATCATTGACGACACCTTCACGCACAAAACCGGCGAGAACATCCCGAACGCCGGAAAATTCTACGACCACACGATTCGCGGCTATATCTGGGGCCAGAATCTGGTTTACGCACTCTACGCCGACGAGAAAACCACCTACCCACTCGGCTTTCGTCTCTACGAAAAAGACGCACAGCGGCGGGTTGAGTTGGCTATTGAACTCGTCGACGAACTCATCGAGATAGGTGTCCCGGCGGACACCTATCTCTTCGACATGAGCTACTGTTCCCAAGAGTTCGTCAGCCACCTCGAAACCTACGGCAAAGAGTGGGTTTCAGCCGTCAAAAGCGACGCACGTGTCTTGTACGGTGGTGAACGAATCCGCGTCGATGCGCTGGCCGAGCGCATCGACACTGTTCCACGTACGATCGACGGCGAAACCTACCACATCTGGACGCAAAAACGCGACGTGAGCCGTCTCGGAGAGGTGAAACTCCTGATTACGACGAAAGAATCTAGCGACGAGGATGACGAACTGAGCGTGAAGTACATCGTGTCGAACAAAATCGATGCGCCAGCGAGCCATCTCATCGCGTTGTACGCGATGCGATGGCGCGTAGAGACGTTCTTCAGGGACACCAAGCAGGATCTTGGTTTTGGAGATTGCGAGCTCCGGCATGCCGCAGGTGCCAGTCGCCACTGGCACCTGCTGATGCTGGCCTACAGCCTCCTCAAGCTCGGTGCTGCACACAGCGCCCTTGGAACAATCCTCGAACGAGCAACCTCGCTGCGCAACGAAATTAAGCGATCCTTCCGCGAAAGCGTTGAAAACCTCCTGTCCTGGGCGCTCAACAGCCCAAACCGTAGCACCGACGAGCTAATGCACCAGATCGAAGGCATGTTCGTCTAA
- a CDS encoding nucleotidyltransferase domain-containing protein: MTKHSQSADDTATLALPIPAQHPELFRHKATNDILRLLVDNPYETFTIRELSRLTDHSTYSTKSAVDVLEANGLVSAPAEGNRRPVGINRDLLSKPDDPVLQIPQPEFHHPVQAAIEKLRSELDDVRGILVFGSVARGQADRQSDIDLWVLVAGSQAERHRGNEIAKELSQRPFDGDRYTFQVLVETLDSARGYADQLSEIFTDAITLYETEALEALKREVLTSG; this comes from the coding sequence ATGACAAAACATTCACAGTCAGCAGACGATACCGCAACACTTGCCCTCCCTATACCAGCCCAACACCCGGAGTTGTTTCGGCACAAAGCGACGAATGATATCCTTCGGCTACTCGTCGATAACCCATATGAGACGTTCACGATCCGTGAATTGAGTCGACTCACCGATCACTCGACGTATTCGACGAAGAGCGCCGTCGATGTCCTGGAGGCGAACGGTCTTGTCAGTGCACCGGCTGAAGGGAACCGACGCCCAGTAGGAATTAACCGCGATCTCCTGTCCAAACCGGACGATCCTGTCCTGCAGATCCCACAGCCGGAGTTTCACCATCCAGTCCAAGCGGCGATTGAAAAACTTCGATCGGAACTGGATGACGTCCGAGGCATCCTCGTGTTTGGAAGTGTCGCTCGAGGCCAGGCCGACCGCCAAAGTGATATCGACCTCTGGGTTCTCGTGGCTGGTTCTCAAGCGGAACGACACCGGGGAAACGAGATTGCAAAGGAGCTGAGTCAGCGCCCGTTCGACGGCGACCGGTATACCTTCCAAGTACTCGTCGAAACCCTTGATTCTGCAAGAGGCTATGCTGATCAGCTTTCAGAGATCTTCACAGACGCCATCACACTGTACGAAACGGAGGCGCTCGAGGCGCTCAAACGCGAGGTGTTGACCAGTGGCTGA